Proteins from a single region of Amycolatopsis sp. CA-230715:
- a CDS encoding AfsR/SARP family transcriptional regulator — MAVEFCLLGNIEARLDGESINVGYAQLRSILALLLIDVNRIVAVDRLVDRVWGSRRLPRRPRAAVQHGVTQLRNALAPVPGVAIMWQDNGYRITAEPETVDLHRFQQLIARAHTTRDDRRVAALFDEALRLWRGEPFAGLDTPWLTACRATLAHQRHAAQLDLTDVLLRQGKHAELLPGLFDRAGAEPLDERLAGQLMLALYRAGQAARALDHYERIRRRLADELGTDPSPPLRRLHHRILAADPGLSACTTASPVSRVPLPRHLPAAPRLFTGRCDDLAHLTASLTETGNAVPLAVISGAGGIGKTWLALHWAHQHLDRFPDGQLYVNLRGFDPSGEPMPTVTALRGFLDALGIAIEELPREWDAQIGLYRSVVADKRMVIVLDNARDTDQIAPLLPGSPACTVLVTSRNRLDGLVTGHGARSLTLDVLTENESRQLLARHFHWNRIAADPDAMAELLGYCAGLPLAVSVVAAHASHHPQFPLAVLAAQLRDQSGRLAALDTADASASLRAVLSWSYHALSAEAATAYGLVSLACGPDISLPAAASLLALPTTSTLTILRELEHASLVQQHDPGRFRMHDLIRLYAAQRAERDLPEPVRSRALRRLVDFYLHTAFTGDRLLQPLLPPIQLPEPRDGYQPHHLEDQQTALAWFTTEHLNLLAAQRLTSAQGWAAASWQLAWLLTTFLYRQGRFHAALATWQAGQEAANELDDPSLHAGTHQLLGAIFAELGRYPEALHHLTLAEQRDDLPAQAYTHHTLGWSWSLRGDDRRALEHAARALGLYRTLGMPAGETRELTVTGWYRARLGDFAEARTQTETALALARHHQLREDEGLAIAILGFIAQHTGRHRDAVTCFHEARSVLHEAGNTYYEGTVLDAQGETYLALGESESARGAWEQALELFHVQGRANDADRVRQHLSGLGEADS, encoded by the coding sequence ATGGCAGTGGAGTTCTGTCTGCTCGGCAATATCGAGGCTCGCCTCGACGGGGAGTCGATCAATGTCGGCTACGCGCAACTGCGCTCGATTCTGGCGCTGCTGCTCATCGACGTGAATCGCATCGTCGCGGTCGACCGGCTGGTGGACCGGGTGTGGGGGAGCAGGCGGCTGCCGCGCCGTCCCCGTGCCGCCGTCCAGCACGGCGTCACCCAGCTTCGCAACGCGTTGGCTCCGGTACCGGGTGTCGCGATCATGTGGCAGGACAACGGTTACCGCATCACCGCGGAGCCGGAAACCGTGGACCTGCACCGGTTCCAGCAGCTGATCGCCCGTGCCCACACCACCCGCGACGACCGGCGCGTGGCCGCGTTGTTCGACGAAGCCCTGCGGCTTTGGCGCGGCGAACCGTTCGCGGGATTGGACACCCCGTGGCTGACCGCCTGTCGCGCGACGCTCGCCCACCAGCGCCATGCCGCCCAGCTCGATCTCACCGATGTCCTGCTCCGCCAAGGCAAGCACGCCGAACTGCTGCCCGGCCTCTTCGACCGGGCCGGGGCCGAACCGCTGGACGAACGGCTGGCGGGACAGCTGATGCTCGCGCTCTACCGCGCCGGTCAGGCCGCCCGCGCCCTCGACCACTACGAGCGCATCCGAAGGCGGTTGGCCGACGAACTCGGCACCGACCCGAGCCCGCCGCTGCGGCGGCTGCACCACCGGATCCTCGCCGCGGATCCTGGGCTTTCCGCGTGCACCACCGCTTCACCGGTCTCCCGGGTTCCGCTGCCGCGCCACCTGCCCGCCGCGCCGAGGTTGTTCACCGGGCGGTGCGACGATCTCGCCCACCTCACCGCTTCACTGACCGAAACGGGCAACGCGGTTCCGCTCGCCGTGATCAGCGGTGCCGGTGGCATCGGCAAAACGTGGCTGGCGCTGCACTGGGCTCATCAGCACCTCGATCGGTTCCCGGACGGGCAGTTGTATGTGAACCTTCGCGGATTCGATCCCAGCGGGGAGCCGATGCCGACGGTGACCGCGTTGCGGGGATTCCTCGACGCCCTCGGTATCGCGATCGAGGAACTCCCGCGGGAATGGGACGCGCAGATCGGGTTGTACCGCAGCGTGGTCGCCGACAAACGAATGGTGATCGTACTCGACAATGCGCGCGACACCGACCAGATCGCCCCGCTGCTCCCGGGAAGCCCGGCGTGCACCGTGCTGGTCACCAGCCGCAACCGGCTGGACGGCCTGGTCACCGGGCACGGCGCTCGTTCCCTGACCCTCGACGTGTTGACGGAGAACGAGTCGCGGCAGCTCCTCGCCCGGCACTTCCACTGGAACCGGATCGCCGCCGACCCCGACGCGATGGCCGAACTGCTCGGCTACTGCGCTGGTCTTCCGCTGGCGGTCAGCGTCGTGGCCGCCCATGCCAGTCACCATCCCCAGTTCCCGCTCGCGGTACTGGCCGCCCAACTGCGCGACCAGAGCGGCAGGCTCGCCGCACTGGACACCGCCGACGCCTCCGCCAGCCTGCGAGCCGTGCTGTCGTGGTCCTACCACGCGTTGTCCGCCGAAGCCGCCACCGCGTACGGGTTGGTCAGCCTGGCGTGCGGGCCGGACATCAGCCTGCCCGCCGCGGCCAGCCTGCTCGCGCTCCCCACCACGAGCACGCTCACCATCCTTCGCGAACTGGAGCACGCTTCGCTGGTGCAGCAACACGATCCGGGGCGTTTCCGCATGCACGACCTGATCCGCCTGTACGCCGCGCAGCGGGCGGAACGGGATCTGCCCGAGCCGGTGCGCTCGCGCGCGTTGCGCCGCCTCGTCGACTTCTACCTGCACACCGCGTTCACCGGCGACCGCCTGCTGCAGCCGCTGCTGCCGCCGATCCAGCTCCCCGAACCCCGCGACGGCTACCAGCCCCACCACCTGGAAGACCAGCAGACCGCGTTGGCCTGGTTCACCACCGAACACCTCAACCTGCTTGCCGCCCAACGGCTCACCTCGGCGCAGGGCTGGGCGGCCGCGAGCTGGCAGCTCGCCTGGCTGCTGACCACGTTCCTGTACCGGCAGGGACGTTTCCACGCCGCGCTCGCGACCTGGCAGGCGGGGCAGGAGGCCGCGAACGAGCTGGACGACCCGTCCCTGCACGCCGGAACGCACCAGCTCCTCGGCGCGATCTTCGCCGAACTGGGCCGGTACCCGGAAGCACTCCACCACCTCACGCTCGCCGAGCAGCGTGACGACCTTCCCGCGCAGGCGTACACCCATCACACACTGGGATGGTCGTGGTCGCTGCGGGGCGACGATCGGCGGGCGCTCGAGCACGCCGCCCGCGCGCTGGGCCTTTACCGCACGCTCGGCATGCCTGCCGGGGAAACCAGGGAACTCACCGTGACGGGCTGGTACCGGGCGCGGCTCGGTGACTTCGCGGAAGCCCGCACCCAAACCGAAACCGCGTTGGCTTTGGCCCGCCACCACCAGCTCCGGGAGGACGAGGGGCTGGCCATCGCGATCCTCGGGTTCATCGCCCAGCACACCGGACGGCACCGCGACGCCGTGACCTGCTTTCACGAGGCCCGTTCCGTGCTGCACGAGGCGGGTAACACCTACTACGAGGGCACCGTTCTCGACGCGCAAGGGGAAACGTACCTCGCGCTCGGCGAATCCGAATCCGCGCGCGGGGCGTGGGAGCAGGCGCTGGAGCTCTTTCACGTCCAAGGGCGCGCGAACGACGCAGACCGGGTTCGTCAACACTTGTCGGGCCTCGGCGAGGCGGATTCGTGA
- a CDS encoding DUF6498-containing protein produces MRESWKGVLATIAGVVLRKLAKSERSWLAVAALVLVNLLPVAAVLWRGWQPGDVLTVYWLESIAIGFWTCVKIRTARGPERTSPFRNPNGSPLEPTVPRFAFLFGFFVFVHGGLIGGLCGAATMRWYGRLLDGVFWLLGARSPGSVLDTLGENRSAIAASPAGYWGMLVVFLASQGFAYRQDWVRGRDRDRVGRTDVRDSALWRTLVLQFTLIAGFFLLGVTGQPIAVALLLIAFKVVLDVAMYFVRRARSTGTGQSGR; encoded by the coding sequence GTGCGAGAGTCGTGGAAAGGCGTGCTCGCCACGATCGCCGGGGTGGTGCTGCGCAAACTGGCCAAGAGCGAGCGATCGTGGCTGGCCGTCGCGGCACTGGTCCTGGTCAACCTCCTGCCGGTCGCGGCCGTGCTCTGGCGCGGCTGGCAACCGGGCGACGTGCTCACGGTCTACTGGCTGGAGAGCATCGCGATCGGGTTCTGGACGTGTGTCAAGATCCGGACCGCCCGCGGACCCGAGCGCACATCCCCGTTCCGCAATCCCAACGGGTCTCCCCTCGAGCCGACAGTTCCGCGGTTCGCCTTCCTCTTCGGTTTCTTCGTGTTCGTCCACGGTGGACTGATCGGGGGTCTCTGCGGGGCGGCGACCATGCGGTGGTACGGCAGGCTTCTCGACGGCGTGTTCTGGTTGCTGGGAGCGCGCTCTCCCGGCAGCGTTCTCGACACCCTGGGCGAAAACCGTTCCGCGATCGCGGCTTCTCCCGCGGGGTACTGGGGAATGCTGGTGGTGTTCTTGGCCAGTCAGGGCTTCGCGTATCGGCAGGATTGGGTGCGAGGACGGGACCGGGACCGGGTCGGCCGTACCGACGTCCGGGATTCCGCGCTGTGGCGGACGCTGGTCCTGCAGTTCACCCTGATCGCCGGGTTCTTCCTCCTCGGTGTCACCGGGCAGCCGATCGCGGTCGCGCTCCTGCTCATCGCCTTCAAGGTCGTTCTGGACGTGGCGATGTACTTCGTCCGTCGTGCGCGGTCCACCGGGACTGGTCAAAGTGGACGGTGA
- a CDS encoding GntR family transcriptional regulator, producing MADPIDGLGAGIQRRSTTEQTAEAVRQAILSGRLPSGTPLREAAVAAELGVSRSTLREAARTLESEGLVHYQMNRGIVVADVTGEDVADIYAARLPVELAAADALTEHRDPVLYQNLADLVGEIEHAFERDDPVAALDGDRLFHATLVAATGSPRLRRFHGQLQQEQRLALALAEHSRRELGRTADDHRRLLEALHGSPEEARAELTAHLRTGAAELRRLLDLLAHRKRK from the coding sequence GTGGCGGACCCGATCGACGGTCTTGGCGCGGGCATCCAGCGGCGGAGCACGACCGAGCAGACCGCCGAAGCTGTCCGGCAGGCGATCTTGTCCGGTCGGCTGCCGTCGGGGACTCCGCTGCGCGAAGCCGCCGTCGCCGCCGAGCTCGGGGTCTCCCGCAGCACCCTCCGCGAGGCCGCACGGACCCTCGAAAGCGAGGGCCTGGTCCACTACCAGATGAACCGTGGCATCGTCGTCGCGGACGTGACCGGGGAGGATGTGGCCGACATCTACGCCGCCCGCCTCCCGGTGGAGCTGGCCGCGGCCGACGCCCTCACCGAGCACCGGGATCCGGTGCTCTACCAGAACCTGGCCGACCTGGTCGGCGAGATAGAACACGCCTTCGAGCGCGATGACCCCGTCGCCGCGCTCGACGGGGACCGGCTCTTCCACGCCACCCTGGTCGCGGCCACCGGCAGCCCCCGGCTGCGCCGCTTCCACGGGCAGCTCCAGCAAGAACAGCGCCTCGCACTGGCGCTGGCCGAACACTCCCGCCGTGAACTCGGCCGCACCGCGGACGACCACCGCCGGCTACTGGAGGCGTTGCACGGCAGCCCCGAAGAAGCCAGGGCGGAGCTCACCGCGCACCTGCGAACCGGCGCCGCCGAACTGCGGCGGCTGCTCGACCTCCTCGCCCACCGGAAACGAAAGTGA
- a CDS encoding DUF6545 domain-containing protein, with protein sequence MKSKPSSADPNAGIRVRRAHVLRARVRARCRRRHPGAAIVQCLAGEGRAAAVEACAIIAAPRNHTGSTRPSDTPPPPPAHSAPDIDAETSWLEQVAVALDDSPIVGSFR encoded by the coding sequence GTGAAGTCGAAGCCGTCTTCGGCTGACCCGAACGCAGGAATCCGTGTCCGCCGCGCTCATGTCCTACGCGCTCGCGTTCGGGCTCGGTGTCGTCGCCGTCATCCGGGTGCGGCGATTGTCCAGTGCCTCGCGGGCGAAGGACGCGCTGCCGCCGTCGAGGCGTGCGCGATCATCGCCGCACCGCGCAACCACACCGGTTCCACGCGACCGTCCGACACACCGCCGCCGCCACCCGCGCACTCGGCGCCCGACATCGACGCCGAAACGTCCTGGCTCGAACAAGTCGCCGTCGCACTCGACGATTCCCCGATCGTCGGCTCGTTCCGGTAA
- a CDS encoding nucleoside hydrolase yields MPDHHPAPIVVDTDGGLDDALAIVLLARSPGVELVGISSVHGNVTSGEAAANSARLLEVLGDHTTPVAVGASAPLAQPLHLSHPNDLLRRALGRPRRRTPAPSPAAEQIVALAKEHAGALDLLTLGPLTNIANALRLAPDLPRLLRRVVVMGGSFDGGNITEHAEANVHHDPEAAEEVFAAGFALTVVPLDVTRNAIATRSWLRALVSAAPRLKMKAAAALGLLAARGKKGPRLRMHDALAAAVLLDRRVATDHHSAPVLVALDGDRRGETTAGTGDRRPATIVRAADVDEFRARLLEALSG; encoded by the coding sequence ATGCCCGATCACCACCCGGCCCCGATCGTCGTCGACACCGACGGCGGCCTCGACGACGCGCTCGCCATCGTGTTGCTCGCGCGATCCCCGGGGGTCGAACTCGTCGGCATCAGCTCCGTGCACGGCAACGTGACCTCGGGCGAGGCGGCGGCCAACTCGGCTCGGCTGCTCGAAGTGCTCGGCGACCACACGACACCGGTCGCCGTCGGCGCGTCCGCACCGCTCGCCCAGCCGCTGCACCTGTCCCACCCGAACGACCTGCTCCGCCGGGCCCTCGGCCGCCCCCGCCGCCGCACGCCCGCGCCGAGCCCGGCCGCGGAGCAGATCGTGGCGCTCGCCAAGGAGCACGCCGGCGCCCTCGACCTGCTCACCCTCGGCCCGCTGACCAACATCGCGAACGCGCTCCGCCTCGCCCCGGACCTGCCCCGGCTGCTCCGCAGGGTCGTCGTCATGGGCGGGAGCTTCGACGGCGGCAACATCACCGAGCACGCGGAGGCCAACGTCCACCACGATCCGGAGGCCGCCGAGGAGGTGTTCGCCGCCGGGTTCGCCCTCACGGTGGTTCCGCTCGACGTCACCCGGAACGCGATCGCCACGCGATCCTGGCTGCGGGCGCTCGTCTCGGCGGCACCGCGGCTGAAGATGAAGGCGGCCGCCGCGCTCGGGCTGCTGGCGGCCCGCGGCAAGAAAGGGCCGCGGCTGAGGATGCACGACGCGCTCGCGGCCGCCGTCCTGCTCGACCGGCGCGTCGCCACCGACCACCACAGCGCACCGGTGCTGGTCGCGCTCGACGGCGACCGCCGCGGTGAAACAACCGCGGGTACCGGCGATCGACGGCCCGCGACGATCGTTCGCGCGGCCGACGTCGACGAATTCCGGGCCCGGTTGCTCGAAGCGCTGAGCGGCTGA
- a CDS encoding arginase family protein: MADRAWDPIVTPWHLDERIPAFPIPATATEVVPPALPDGPVPARMSLLHRAAFDTVEQAARPLVLSGDCPTARAVVAGLQRRHYDVAVLWLDAHGDFNTPAISTSGYLGGMALAMLTGRTPGLFDDTLDLRPVPDTSVVLADSRDVDPAEGDALTTSQVRRVPADPAAITAALDQLGPVPVYLHLDIDVIDGAELPGARFPSGPGPSLAQIEDCLATACANAEVAAAYLACAWLPEHANDEAARQTMTRLTAALGADLAWHEPAANR, translated from the coding sequence GTGGCTGACCGCGCATGGGACCCGATCGTCACGCCCTGGCACCTCGACGAGCGCATCCCGGCCTTCCCGATCCCCGCCACCGCGACCGAAGTCGTCCCCCCTGCCCTCCCCGACGGCCCCGTCCCCGCCCGGATGAGCCTGCTCCACCGCGCCGCCTTCGACACGGTCGAGCAGGCCGCCCGGCCCTTGGTGCTCTCCGGCGACTGCCCCACGGCACGGGCCGTGGTGGCCGGGCTGCAACGCCGCCACTACGACGTGGCCGTGCTGTGGCTGGACGCCCACGGCGACTTCAACACCCCCGCCATCTCGACCAGCGGCTACCTCGGCGGCATGGCGCTGGCCATGCTGACCGGCCGCACGCCCGGCCTCTTCGACGACACGCTCGACCTGCGCCCCGTCCCCGACACCAGCGTCGTGCTCGCCGACTCCCGCGACGTCGACCCCGCCGAGGGCGACGCCCTCACCACCAGCCAGGTCCGCCGCGTGCCCGCCGATCCCGCCGCGATCACCGCCGCCCTCGACCAGCTCGGACCGGTCCCCGTCTACCTCCACCTCGACATCGACGTCATCGACGGCGCGGAGCTGCCCGGCGCGCGTTTCCCCTCCGGCCCCGGCCCTTCCCTCGCCCAAATCGAAGACTGCCTGGCCACCGCCTGCGCCAACGCCGAGGTCGCCGCCGCCTACCTCGCCTGCGCCTGGCTGCCCGAGCACGCGAACGACGAAGCCGCCCGCCAAACGATGACCCGCCTCACCGCGGCACTCGGCGCCGACCTGGCCTGGCACGAACCCGCCGCCAACCGATGA
- a CDS encoding AfsR/SARP family transcriptional regulator — protein MDIRLLGPVEVFSGRDRVPTGRRQLRAVLAALAADAPRLVPTTVLIDRVWGEDPPARVRQAVWTRVADVRRVLGGGAEPRVLWRPSGYLLRVEPDQVDLHRFRGLTGAARRPGCPDTERVALLAAALELWQGPPLAGLRGEWVERQRESWQLERLDAAIAWARASSRIGQHTAVIPVLRALIEDHPYAEPVAAELTRALFADNRNGEAIAECQAACDRLYRKLGVTPGRELRALHRALLTGEQLPEPAAQPGAKPLVVPAQLTADVAAFAGRGGELARLDGMLAETAEVVIIAVSGAAGVGKSAFAVHWAHRVRDRFPDGNLYVDLRGSDRERQALDPAEATRLCLDALGVPAERVPAELDARTALYRSLLAGRRMLVVLDDAVDSAQVRPLLPGTSGCVVVVSSRATLTGLIAAHGARVLALGPLSRAEARELLDARLGGARTGAEPAAVADIITACACSPLALATAATRAVIEPRLRLSVLAGELTRSPS, from the coding sequence ATGGACATTCGACTGCTGGGGCCGGTCGAGGTGTTTTCGGGACGGGATCGGGTGCCGACGGGGCGGCGGCAGTTGCGGGCGGTGCTGGCGGCGCTCGCGGCCGACGCTCCTCGGCTGGTACCGACGACGGTCCTGATCGATCGGGTGTGGGGCGAGGATCCACCGGCGCGGGTGCGGCAGGCGGTGTGGACCCGCGTCGCCGACGTCCGCAGGGTTCTTGGTGGCGGGGCGGAACCGCGGGTGCTGTGGCGGCCGAGCGGGTACCTGCTGCGGGTCGAGCCCGACCAGGTGGATCTGCACCGCTTTCGCGGGCTCACCGGTGCCGCCCGGCGTCCCGGCTGCCCCGACACCGAGCGGGTCGCGCTGCTGGCCGCCGCCCTGGAACTGTGGCAAGGCCCGCCCTTGGCGGGACTGCGCGGGGAATGGGTGGAGCGGCAGCGCGAGAGCTGGCAGCTGGAACGGCTGGACGCGGCGATCGCCTGGGCACGGGCGTCGTCGCGCATCGGCCAGCACACCGCGGTCATCCCGGTGTTGCGAGCCCTGATCGAGGACCACCCGTACGCGGAACCGGTCGCCGCGGAGCTGACCAGGGCGCTGTTCGCCGACAACCGGAATGGTGAGGCGATCGCCGAGTGCCAGGCCGCCTGCGACCGCCTGTACCGGAAGCTCGGGGTCACCCCGGGCCGCGAGCTGCGCGCTCTGCACCGCGCGCTGCTCACCGGTGAGCAGCTGCCCGAACCCGCGGCGCAGCCCGGGGCGAAGCCGCTGGTCGTACCGGCGCAGCTCACGGCGGACGTGGCGGCGTTCGCCGGTCGCGGCGGGGAACTCGCGCGCTTGGACGGGATGCTCGCCGAGACCGCCGAGGTCGTGATCATCGCGGTGTCCGGCGCCGCGGGCGTGGGGAAGAGCGCGTTCGCGGTGCATTGGGCCCATCGTGTCCGCGACCGGTTCCCGGACGGGAACCTGTACGTGGACCTGCGCGGGTCCGATCGGGAACGGCAGGCGCTGGATCCCGCGGAGGCGACCCGGCTGTGCCTCGACGCCCTCGGCGTGCCCGCCGAGCGCGTGCCTGCCGAGCTGGACGCCCGGACCGCGCTCTACCGGAGCTTGCTCGCCGGGCGGCGGATGCTCGTCGTGCTGGACGACGCCGTGGACAGCGCGCAGGTACGGCCGTTGCTGCCGGGCACGTCGGGCTGCGTCGTCGTGGTGTCCAGCCGCGCCACGTTGACCGGCCTGATCGCCGCGCACGGTGCCAGGGTGCTCGCGCTGGGGCCGCTTTCCCGTGCCGAGGCACGGGAGTTGCTGGACGCCCGCCTCGGTGGCGCGCGAACCGGGGCCGAGCCCGCGGCGGTCGCCGACATCATCACCGCCTGCGCGTGTTCGCCGCTGGCGCTGGCGACCGCGGCCACCAGGGCGGTGATCGAGCCGCGGTTGCGGCTGAGCGTCTTGGCCGGTGAGCTGACCCGCTCACCGTCGTAG